A region from the Nostoc sp. HK-01 genome encodes:
- a CDS encoding deoxyribodipyrimidine photolyase-like protein encodes MLRKFTGRDELIAYLREQFPQAAERDNHISKIIGGRKAAQTALQKVDPTNYSKTRNFLTGAVTKLSPYIRYGVLSLAEIRDYVLDKIEQPEEATKLINELGWRDYWQRLYVKLGNGIWQDQEEYKTGYTAPDYAAELPTDIQAGSTGRVCIDSFSQELRETGYLHNHSRMWLAAYIVHWRRIRWQAGAKWFLQHLLDGDPASNNMSWQWVASTFSHKPYFFNRENLERYTKGVYCQKCPLYGHCDFEGSYEELEQRLFPQGEFTKKPNSQSWQHGKRGKK; translated from the coding sequence ATGCTACGTAAATTTACTGGACGCGATGAATTGATAGCTTATCTGCGAGAACAGTTCCCCCAAGCCGCAGAACGTGACAATCATATCAGCAAGATAATTGGCGGACGCAAAGCTGCTCAAACAGCATTACAAAAAGTAGACCCCACCAACTACAGCAAAACCCGTAACTTTTTAACAGGTGCAGTTACAAAACTTTCACCTTATATTCGCTATGGAGTTTTGAGCCTAGCAGAAATCCGTGACTACGTGTTAGACAAGATAGAACAGCCAGAGGAGGCAACTAAATTAATTAACGAATTAGGCTGGCGGGATTATTGGCAGAGATTGTATGTCAAGCTAGGTAATGGCATCTGGCAAGACCAAGAAGAATACAAAACTGGTTATACAGCGCCAGATTATGCCGCAGAATTACCAACAGATATTCAAGCAGGTAGCACTGGTAGAGTGTGCATCGACAGCTTCAGCCAAGAATTGCGGGAAACTGGCTACTTACACAACCATAGTCGGATGTGGTTAGCCGCTTACATTGTGCATTGGCGGCGTATTCGTTGGCAAGCTGGTGCTAAGTGGTTTTTGCAACATCTTTTAGATGGTGATCCTGCCAGTAATAATATGTCTTGGCAATGGGTTGCTAGTACTTTTAGTCATAAACCATATTTTTTCAACCGCGAGAATTTAGAACGCTACACCAAAGGTGTCTATTGTCAGAAATGTCCTCTATATGGACACTGCGATTTTGAAGGTAGCTATGAAGAATTAGAACAGCGGTTATTTCCCCAAGGAGAATTTACCAAAAAACCAAATAGTCAAAGTTGGCAGCATGGGAAGAGAGGAAAAAAATGA
- a CDS encoding nucleoside diphosphate kinase, with protein MERTFLAIKPDGVQRKLVGEIIRRFETKGFTLVGLKFLHVSQELAEQHYGVHRARPFFGSLVEFITSGPVVAMVWEGDGVIASARKIIGATNPLTAEPGTIRGDFGINIGRNLIHGSDAPETAQTEIALWFKDEELVNWQPHIFSWLHE; from the coding sequence TTGGAACGCACATTTTTAGCTATTAAGCCTGATGGCGTACAACGTAAACTAGTTGGCGAAATTATCCGTCGGTTTGAAACTAAGGGTTTTACCCTTGTGGGGTTGAAGTTTCTCCATGTGAGTCAAGAGTTGGCTGAACAACATTATGGTGTTCACCGGGCAAGACCCTTTTTTGGTAGCTTGGTTGAATTTATCACTTCTGGCCCAGTTGTAGCGATGGTCTGGGAAGGTGATGGTGTCATTGCTTCTGCCAGAAAAATTATTGGTGCAACCAATCCTTTAACAGCAGAGCCAGGAACCATTCGTGGTGACTTTGGGATCAACATCGGACGCAACCTAATTCACGGTTCTGATGCTCCCGAAACTGCACAAACAGAAATTGCTCTGTGGTTTAAAGATGAAGAATTAGTTAATTGGCAACCACATATATTCTCTTGGTTGCACGAATAG
- a CDS encoding pyridoxal 5'-phosphate synthase, which yields MTMNPTIADIRKDYTLQDLTETEVDPNPFIQFKKWFEQALAAQLPEPNAMTLATATPDAKPAARMVLLKNFDERGFVFFTNYNSQKGQELAENPQAALVFWWAELERQVRICGHVEKVSEEESDGYFEIRPPKSRLGAWVSQQSEVIESREMLEQKMQEFQSKYENQEIPRPPHWGGLRVIPSEIEFWQGRPSRLHDRLLYTLLDDGSWKIERLSP from the coding sequence ATGACCATGAACCCCACCATAGCTGACATCCGCAAAGACTACACATTACAAGACTTAACTGAAACTGAAGTTGATCCTAATCCATTTATACAATTTAAAAAATGGTTTGAGCAGGCATTAGCAGCGCAATTACCAGAACCCAATGCGATGACTTTAGCTACTGCAACACCAGATGCTAAACCCGCAGCGAGAATGGTTCTGCTGAAAAACTTTGATGAACGAGGTTTTGTCTTTTTCACCAATTACAACAGTCAAAAAGGGCAAGAACTCGCTGAAAATCCTCAAGCAGCTTTAGTGTTTTGGTGGGCAGAACTAGAACGCCAAGTGCGAATTTGCGGTCATGTAGAGAAAGTTTCGGAAGAAGAGTCAGATGGATATTTTGAGATTCGTCCGCCCAAGAGTCGCCTCGGTGCGTGGGTTTCTCAGCAAAGCGAAGTTATAGAAAGCCGAGAAATGTTAGAACAAAAAATGCAGGAATTTCAGAGTAAATATGAAAATCAGGAGATTCCCCGTCCCCCTCATTGGGGAGGGTTAAGAGTCATCCCTTCCGAAATTGAGTTTTGGCAAGGTCGTCCTAGCCGACTACACGATCGCCTGCTATATACTCTATTAGATGATGGTAGTTGGAAAATTGAGCGATTATCACCTTAG
- a CDS encoding acetyl-CoA synthetase: MSQPTIESILQEKRLFHPAAEFSQNAHIKSLEDYQQLYDKAQANPEKFWADLAATELHWFEKWHTVLDWQPPFAKWFVGGKTNISYNCLDRHLTTWRKNKAALIWEGEPGDSRTLTYAQLHREVCQFANVLKQLGVQKGDRVGIYMPMIPEAAIAMLACARIGAPHSVVFGGFSAEALRDRLIDAQAKLVITADGGWRKDAIVPLKEQVDKALADGAVPSVENVLVVKRTGQDVYMQLGGRDHWWHDLQKGVSADCPAEPMDSEDMLFVLYTSGSTGKPKGVVHTTAGYNLYTHITTKWIFDLQDTDVYWCTADVGWITGHSYIVYGPLSNGATTLMYEGAPRASNPGCFWDVIEKYGVNIFYTAPTAIRAFIKMGEHHPKARNLSSLRLLGTVGEPINPEAWMWYHRVIGGDRCPIVDTWWQTETGGIMITPLPGAIPTKPGSATRPFPGILADIVDLDGNSLGDNEGGYLAVRYPWPGMMRTVYGDPDRFRRTYWEHIPPQDGKYTYFAGDGARRDENGYFWVMGRVDDVLNVSGHRLGTMEIESALVSHPAVAEAAVVGKPDELKGEDVVAFVTLEGSHQASEELSKELKKHVVQEIGAIARPGEIRFTDALPKTRSGKIMRRLLRNLASGQEVSGDTSTLEDRGVLDKLREGA, translated from the coding sequence ATGTCACAGCCAACTATAGAATCAATCCTACAAGAGAAGCGTTTATTCCATCCGGCTGCGGAATTTTCGCAGAACGCCCATATTAAAAGCTTAGAAGATTACCAACAACTCTACGACAAAGCCCAGGCTAACCCGGAAAAATTTTGGGCAGACTTAGCCGCAACCGAACTGCATTGGTTTGAAAAATGGCACACTGTATTAGATTGGCAACCGCCGTTTGCTAAGTGGTTTGTTGGCGGTAAGACGAATATTTCTTACAACTGTTTAGATAGACATCTCACCACTTGGCGCAAAAATAAAGCGGCGTTGATTTGGGAAGGTGAACCAGGGGATTCCCGGACTTTAACTTACGCCCAATTACATCGGGAAGTTTGCCAGTTTGCCAATGTATTAAAGCAGTTGGGAGTGCAGAAAGGCGATCGCGTGGGTATTTATATGCCGATGATACCGGAAGCGGCGATCGCCATGTTAGCTTGTGCCAGAATTGGCGCACCTCATAGTGTGGTATTTGGTGGTTTTAGTGCGGAAGCATTGCGCGATCGCTTAATTGATGCCCAAGCTAAATTAGTAATTACGGCTGATGGTGGTTGGCGTAAAGATGCGATCGTTCCCCTGAAGGAACAAGTCGATAAAGCCTTGGCTGATGGCGCTGTCCCTTCTGTAGAAAACGTCTTGGTAGTCAAACGCACCGGACAAGATGTGTATATGCAGTTGGGCGGTCGTGACCATTGGTGGCACGATTTACAAAAGGGTGTGTCTGCTGATTGTCCAGCGGAACCGATGGACAGCGAAGATATGCTGTTTGTACTTTACACTTCGGGGAGTACAGGCAAACCTAAAGGGGTTGTGCATACCACGGCTGGTTATAACTTGTACACCCATATCACCACCAAATGGATTTTTGATTTGCAAGACACTGATGTTTATTGGTGTACTGCGGATGTGGGTTGGATTACGGGACATAGTTACATTGTTTACGGGCCATTATCTAACGGTGCAACCACGCTGATGTATGAAGGTGCGCCTCGTGCTTCTAATCCTGGGTGCTTCTGGGATGTGATTGAAAAATACGGGGTGAATATTTTCTACACTGCACCAACGGCGATTCGGGCGTTTATTAAGATGGGCGAACACCATCCCAAAGCGCGCAACCTTTCTTCGCTGCGTTTGCTGGGAACCGTCGGCGAACCAATTAACCCAGAAGCTTGGATGTGGTATCACCGCGTGATTGGTGGCGATCGCTGTCCAATTGTCGATACTTGGTGGCAAACTGAAACAGGTGGAATTATGATTACACCGCTACCGGGGGCAATTCCCACCAAACCGGGTTCGGCGACGCGTCCCTTCCCTGGGATTTTGGCAGATATCGTTGATTTAGATGGCAATTCTTTAGGTGATAACGAAGGCGGCTATTTGGCAGTGCGCTATCCTTGGCCGGGAATGATGCGAACTGTTTACGGCGATCCTGACCGCTTCCGTCGCACTTATTGGGAACACATTCCACCCCAAGATGGCAAGTATACTTACTTTGCTGGCGATGGCGCGAGACGTGATGAAAACGGTTATTTCTGGGTAATGGGACGAGTTGACGATGTGTTGAATGTGTCGGGACATCGCCTCGGCACAATGGAAATTGAATCAGCCTTAGTTTCTCACCCAGCAGTTGCAGAGGCGGCGGTAGTGGGTAAACCAGATGAACTCAAAGGTGAGGATGTTGTTGCTTTCGTCACCTTAGAAGGTAGTCATCAAGCCAGCGAGGAGTTGAGTAAAGAACTGAAAAAACACGTTGTGCAGGAAATTGGTGCGATCGCCCGTCCCGGAGAAATCCGCTTTACCGATGCTTTACCCAAAACGCGATCGGGCAAGATTATGCGGCGATTGTTGCGTAACCTCGCATCTGGACAAGAAGTTTCTGGTGATACTTCCACCTTAGAAGACCGTGGCGTGTTAGATAAATTGCGCGAAGGTGCGTAA
- a CDS encoding bacterioferritin comigratory protein produces MSNIPQVGQPAPTFSTPDQNDNLLSLDDFSGQWVVLYFYPKDDTPGCTTEAQDFTALHSEFSQLGAKVLGVSPDSGKSHCKFINKHNLSITLLSDPEHQLADSYGVWQLKKFMGKEYMGIVRSTFLISPDKIIAYAWPNVKAKGHAQAVLTKLSELANN; encoded by the coding sequence ATGAGCAACATTCCCCAAGTTGGACAACCTGCACCGACTTTTTCCACACCTGACCAAAATGACAATTTACTTAGCCTAGATGATTTTAGCGGGCAATGGGTTGTCCTTTATTTTTATCCCAAAGATGATACTCCTGGTTGCACGACAGAAGCCCAAGATTTCACAGCATTACATTCAGAATTCAGTCAATTAGGAGCCAAAGTTTTAGGTGTCAGTCCCGATTCTGGTAAGTCTCATTGCAAGTTTATCAACAAACATAACTTGTCAATTACACTGTTGAGCGACCCAGAACATCAATTAGCAGACTCCTATGGTGTTTGGCAATTAAAAAAATTTATGGGCAAAGAATATATGGGAATTGTACGGTCAACTTTTCTAATTTCACCAGATAAAATTATTGCTTACGCTTGGCCGAATGTGAAAGCAAAAGGTCATGCACAAGCAGTATTAACAAAGTTGTCAGAATTAGCAAATAATTAA
- a CDS encoding nucleotidyl transferase: MKAMILAAGKGTRVRPITYTTPKPMIPILQKPVMEFLLELLRQHGFDQIMVNVSHLAEEIENYFRDGQRFGVQIAYSFEGKIDDGKLVGEAIGSAGGMRRIQDFSPFFDDTFVVLCGDALIDLDLTAAVKWHKSKGSIATIISKSVPLEEVSSYGVVVTDEDGRVKAFQEKPSTEEALSTNINTGIYIFEPEVFKYIPSGVEYDIGSQLFPKLVEIGAPFHAIPMDFEWVDIGKVPDYWRAIRGVLLGEIKNVQIPGHEVAPGIYTGLNVAVNWDKVDITGPVYIGGMTRIEDGAKIVGPAMIGPNCWICSGATVDNSVIFEWSRLGPGVRLVDKLVFGRYCVDKTGASIDVQAASLDWLITDARQAPPVHTPLERQAIEELLGTNAS; this comes from the coding sequence ATGAAAGCGATGATTCTCGCGGCGGGTAAGGGTACTCGCGTTCGTCCAATTACTTACACGACTCCCAAACCAATGATTCCCATCTTGCAAAAGCCAGTGATGGAATTTTTGCTGGAACTTTTGCGCCAACATGGTTTTGACCAAATTATGGTCAATGTTAGCCATTTAGCTGAAGAGATTGAAAACTATTTCCGTGACGGTCAGCGGTTTGGCGTTCAAATTGCCTATTCTTTTGAAGGCAAAATTGATGACGGAAAATTGGTAGGGGAAGCAATTGGTTCGGCGGGAGGGATGCGACGCATCCAAGATTTCTCGCCGTTTTTTGATGATACTTTTGTTGTATTGTGCGGTGATGCTTTAATTGATTTGGATTTAACAGCAGCTGTTAAGTGGCATAAATCCAAAGGGTCAATTGCAACAATCATTTCTAAGTCCGTCCCTCTAGAAGAAGTTTCTAGTTATGGTGTTGTTGTTACTGATGAGGATGGGCGCGTCAAAGCTTTCCAAGAAAAACCTTCAACGGAAGAAGCCCTCAGTACCAATATCAATACAGGGATTTACATTTTTGAGCCAGAGGTGTTTAAGTATATCCCTTCTGGTGTGGAATATGACATTGGTAGTCAGTTATTCCCGAAGTTGGTGGAAATTGGTGCGCCCTTCCATGCCATTCCGATGGATTTTGAATGGGTAGATATTGGTAAAGTACCAGACTACTGGCGGGCAATTCGCGGCGTATTGCTGGGTGAAATCAAAAACGTACAAATTCCTGGTCATGAAGTCGCCCCTGGTATCTATACTGGCTTAAATGTGGCTGTAAATTGGGACAAAGTGGATATCACAGGCCCAGTTTACATCGGCGGTATGACCAGAATTGAAGACGGGGCAAAAATTGTTGGCCCAGCAATGATTGGCCCGAATTGTTGGATATGCAGTGGCGCAACTGTAGATAATAGCGTAATTTTTGAATGGTCACGCTTGGGGCCGGGAGTTCGTCTAGTTGATAAGCTGGTGTTTGGTCGTTATTGCGTAGATAAGACGGGCGCATCTATTGATGTCCAAGCTGCTTCTTTAGACTGGCTAATTACTGACGCTCGTCAAGCACCACCAGTGCATACTCCTCTAGAACGGCAAGCGATTGAAGAATTGCTGGGGACAAACGCTAGTTAG
- a CDS encoding arginine decarboxylase produces the protein MGVESTATSDEVVLLPSSGHKSEVKNHKQKKLLPPSTTASDLPRAWKIEDSEELYRIEGWGQPYFSINAAGHITVSPKGDRGGSLDLFELVNALKQRNLGLPMLIRFSDILEDRIERLNACFAKAIARYNYPGVYRGVFPVKCNQQRHLIEDLVKFGKPHQFGLEAGSKPELMIALALLDTPGAMLVCNGYKDREYIETAMLAQRLGQTPIIVLEQIEEVDLVIAANRQLGIKPILGVRAKLSTQGMGRWGTSSGDRAKFGLTMPEIIEAVDKLREAELMDSLQLLHFHIGSQISAINVIKDAIQEASRIYVELAMLGADMRYLDVGGGLGVDYDGSQTNFYASKNYNMQNYANDIVAELKDTCTERQIPVPTLISESGRAIASHQSVLIFDILSTSDVPLNCPEPPQEGESPIINYLWETYQSINKENYQEFFHDATQFKEEAISRFNLGILRLRERAKAERLYWACCQKILEITRQQDYVPDELEDLEKIMASIYYANLSVFQSAPDCWAIDQLFPIMPIHRLDEEPTRRGILADLTCDSDGKIDRFIDLRDVKSVLELHTFQPGEPYYLGMFLNGAYQEIMGNLHNLFGDTNAVHIQLTPKGYQIQHVVKGDTMSEVVSYVQYDSEDMVEHIRQRCEKALEEKRITLAESQRLMQTYEQSLRRYTYLNS, from the coding sequence ATGGGTGTTGAGTCAACTGCTACATCTGATGAGGTGGTACTACTACCGTCTAGTGGGCATAAATCTGAAGTGAAAAATCACAAACAAAAAAAGTTATTACCACCAAGCACTACCGCAAGCGATTTGCCTCGCGCCTGGAAAATAGAGGATAGCGAGGAATTATATCGCATTGAAGGATGGGGACAACCTTATTTTTCGATTAACGCAGCAGGTCATATTACTGTTTCCCCCAAAGGCGATCGCGGGGGTTCCCTTGACTTATTTGAATTGGTCAACGCCTTAAAACAACGTAATTTAGGGCTACCCATGCTAATTCGCTTTTCCGACATTTTGGAAGACCGAATTGAGCGCCTAAATGCTTGTTTTGCCAAAGCGATCGCCCGTTATAACTATCCAGGTGTTTATCGTGGTGTGTTTCCGGTCAAATGCAACCAGCAAAGGCATTTGATTGAAGATTTAGTCAAATTTGGTAAACCCCATCAATTTGGTTTAGAAGCAGGTTCCAAGCCAGAATTAATGATTGCCCTGGCTTTATTGGATACCCCAGGCGCAATGCTCGTTTGCAACGGCTACAAAGACCGGGAATACATCGAAACGGCGATGTTAGCCCAAAGATTAGGGCAAACCCCAATTATCGTTTTAGAGCAGATTGAAGAAGTCGATTTGGTAATTGCAGCCAATCGCCAGTTGGGAATTAAACCAATTTTAGGTGTGCGCGCCAAACTCAGCACCCAAGGAATGGGACGCTGGGGAACTTCCAGTGGCGATCGCGCCAAATTTGGTTTAACCATGCCAGAAATTATCGAAGCCGTAGACAAACTGCGCGAAGCCGAATTGATGGACTCTTTGCAGTTATTGCATTTCCATATCGGTTCACAAATTTCTGCCATCAATGTCATTAAAGATGCCATCCAAGAAGCCAGCCGTATATATGTAGAGTTGGCGATGTTGGGAGCAGATATGCGATATCTTGATGTCGGCGGGGGCTTGGGTGTAGACTACGACGGTTCCCAAACCAACTTCTACGCCTCCAAAAATTACAACATGCAGAACTATGCTAACGATATCGTGGCAGAGTTAAAAGATACCTGTACAGAACGGCAAATTCCCGTACCCACATTAATCAGTGAAAGTGGCAGAGCGATCGCCTCCCATCAATCAGTACTGATTTTTGATATTCTCAGTACCAGCGATGTTCCCCTCAACTGCCCAGAACCTCCACAAGAAGGAGAATCTCCAATAATTAATTATTTGTGGGAAACTTACCAATCAATCAACAAAGAAAATTACCAAGAGTTTTTCCACGACGCGACGCAATTTAAAGAAGAAGCAATCAGCCGCTTCAACTTAGGCATTTTGCGCCTGCGCGAACGAGCTAAAGCCGAGAGACTCTACTGGGCTTGTTGTCAAAAAATTCTGGAGATTACCAGACAGCAAGATTACGTACCCGACGAACTGGAAGACCTAGAAAAAATCATGGCTTCCATTTACTATGCCAACTTATCGGTGTTTCAATCAGCACCCGATTGTTGGGCGATCGACCAGTTATTCCCCATTATGCCTATCCATCGTCTCGATGAAGAACCAACGCGGCGGGGAATTTTGGCAGACCTCACCTGCGACAGTGATGGTAAAATAGACCGCTTTATTGACCTGCGTGATGTCAAATCAGTTTTAGAACTGCATACCTTCCAACCAGGAGAACCTTATTACTTGGGGATGTTCTTGAATGGCGCTTACCAAGAAATTATGGGGAACTTACACAACTTGTTTGGAGATACCAACGCCGTTCACATTCAACTCACACCCAAAGGATACCAAATTCAACACGTCGTCAAAGGCGACACCATGAGTGAGGTAGTTAGCTACGTGCAGTATGACTCAGAAGATATGGTGGAACACATCCGCCAGCGCTGCGAGAAAGCATTAGAAGAAAAACGCATTACTCTTGCAGAATCTCAACGACTCATGCAAACTTACGAACAAAGTCTCAGACGATACACATATCTAAATAGTTAA
- a CDS encoding integral membrane protein TerC: protein MLDSIFDYLHFHFSVEAPIVLLILVFLEAVLSADNAIALAAIAQGLEDKELERKALNFGLVIAYILRISLILTATWVQNFWQFELLGAAYLLWLVFQHFTSEETSDSHHHGPRFKTVLQAIPVIAFTDLAFSLDSVTTAIAVSQERWLVLTGATIGIITLRFMAGLFIRWLDEYANLEDAGYVTVAFVGLRLLLKVINDDLVPPEWLMISAIAIILAWGFSKRNETALPQAEPEKTEVK, encoded by the coding sequence ATGCTAGACAGCATATTTGATTATCTCCACTTTCATTTCAGCGTAGAAGCCCCTATAGTCCTGTTAATTCTGGTGTTTTTAGAGGCGGTGCTATCAGCTGACAATGCGATCGCCTTAGCGGCAATTGCCCAAGGACTAGAAGACAAAGAACTAGAACGTAAGGCGCTGAACTTTGGTTTAGTTATTGCCTACATATTACGGATTTCCCTAATTTTGACTGCTACCTGGGTACAAAATTTTTGGCAATTTGAACTTTTAGGTGCAGCTTACTTGTTGTGGCTGGTATTTCAACACTTTACCTCAGAAGAAACATCAGACTCTCACCATCACGGGCCGAGGTTTAAAACTGTTTTACAAGCCATACCTGTAATTGCATTTACAGACTTAGCATTTTCATTAGATAGCGTTACAACCGCGATCGCCGTTTCCCAAGAAAGATGGTTAGTACTCACAGGTGCCACCATTGGGATCATTACACTGCGATTTATGGCTGGGTTGTTTATTCGTTGGTTAGATGAATATGCCAATCTGGAAGACGCAGGTTATGTGACTGTAGCTTTTGTGGGTTTGCGCTTGCTATTGAAAGTCATCAACGATGATTTAGTTCCACCAGAATGGTTAATGATTAGTGCGATCGCCATAATTTTAGCTTGGGGTTTTTCTAAGCGGAATGAAACCGCATTACCCCAAGCCGAACCAGAAAAAACCGAAGTAAAGTAA